The nucleotide sequence ATATGGGTGGTATATAAATGCGTTATTAAATAGTCTAAAATATAAAAATCCTATAGGATCGTTATCTGTTCTCCATCTTCTTTCTTCTAAAACAACATCTCTTTCTGGTTGGAACTCGTCATTTTTTAAATTTAAATTTTCCATTATGTCTGAGTATAGTTCTAGTGATTTATCTAAGTTTTGGTTTGAGCATTTTATAAAGTAATGAGTATAGTCAAATCCCGTGCTAGCATTATTCACGCCACCAAAACCTTTTACTATCTCGTCGAATTCTCCTGCTTTTCTGGTTTTTGTAGATTTAAAATTTAGATGTTCTAGCATATGAGCGATTCCGCTTTTTCCCATAGTTTCGTTGCGGCTTCCGACTTTATAAAACAGATCTATACTAATTACGTTTGAGCCTAAATTTAAAGGCGTATGATACACTTCAAGACCGTTATCTAGTGTTATTTTACTGAATTTTGGTAGCATTTATTTCCTTAAATTAGCGCCGACTGCTTGAGATATATTCTCAAATCCATCATCTGTTAAAAGATTTACTAATTCTTTATTTATATTTTTGCAGATAGATGGACCTTCAAATATAAAACCGGTATAAATTTGAACTAAACTTGCTCCCATTTTTATGCGATCATAAGCTTCTTTTGCGTTGTCTATACCTCCGCAGCTTATAAGAACTGTTTTACCAAAAAGTTCTTTTGCTACGTTTTTAAACATCTCTTTGCTTTTTTGAGTTATTAAAGCTCCGCTTAAGCCACCAAAGTTTTTTGCATTTGGACTTAATGAATAATCTATGCTGGTATTATTTATAATGATCGCGTTTATACCCAAATTTGCAGCATTTAAGCAAATTTGTATAGCTTTATCTTCTTTTATATCTGGAGATATTTTTAGTATAATAGGTTTATTCGTAAGAGGTTTTATTCTCTCAAATAGTTCGGTTATAAATTTATCTTCTTGTAGATCTCTTAAATTTGGAGTGTTTGGCGAACTTAAATTTAAAACAAAAGCATCGCAAAATCCGCTAAGTTCTCGTACTAAAAGTTCGTAATCCTTTATAGCTTCTTCATTTGAAGTAATTTTATTTTTGCCTATATTTGCAAATAGCGGCACGGCAAACGGATAGAGTTTTTCTACTCGTTTTTTTATTTTATCTACTCCATCGTTATTAAATCCCATAGCATTTTGTATGCTTTTTTCTTCTATGAGTCTAAAAAGTCGCGGTTTTGGATTTCCAAGTTGTGGTTTTGGAGTTAGCGTACCATACTCTAAATATCCAAATCCAAGAGCCAACAAAGCTCTTATCATAGTTGCATTTTTATCAAATCCGCCGGCAAGTCCAACTGGATTTAAGAAATTTAATCCAAATATGTTTTGTGATAATTTTGTATCTGTATAGCAAAATTTATCTACTAGATAGTCTGCTACAAACGGCAAATTTACAGCTGTTCTTAAGCCGTATTCGGCTATTTTATGGGCAGTTTCGGGGTCTAGTTTGAAAAACAGTTTTTTAATATCTCTATAATCCATAGCCTTCCTTTAAAATCAACAATTTTAGCCAATATAACCTTAAAATTACCATTAACTAAGGCTTCCGAGCTTCAATTTTTTATATACTTCACACTCGTTTTCTAAAGTTTTATCTTCACCAAATCCTACTATTTTGCCGCTATCTAAAACGGCGATTTTATCGGCATTTTTTACCGTGCTTAATCTATGAGCTATGACAAATATTATTTTATCTTTGCTAAGTGCTTCTATGGCGTTTGTTATCTCTTTTTCACTCTCATTATCAAGTGCGCTTGTAGCTTCATCAAAAATGAGAATTTGTGGATTTTTGTACAAAGCTCTTGCTATTGCTATTCTTTGTCTTTGACCGCCGCTTAAATTTGCTCCAAATTCATCTAAGATAGTGTAAATTCCATTATCTAATTTATCTACAAAGTTATAAGCATTTGCCATTTTAAGAGCGCAAACTACTTTTTTTTCATCGATTTCACCGCTGTAAGCTACGTTTGCGGCGACGCTGTCATTAAATATATAAACTCTTTGAGTTACTAAACCTATATTTTGTCTGAGACTTTTTAAGCTAAACTCGCAAATATCATTTTCATTTATTAAAATGCTACCGCTATTTGCATCATAAAATCTCATAAGTAAATTTATAAGCGAAGTTTTTCCGCCTCCACTTCCTCCAACTATGGCTATCATCTGCCCTTTATTTGCTTTTAAACTTATGCCTTTTAGCACTTTTTTATTGTCATAGCTAAAGTGTATATCTTGTAATGTTATGGAATTTACTGTTTTAGGAAACTCCAAATTTCCACCTATAATGTTAGCGCTTTTATCAAGAAGTTCAAATGTTCTTTCACTAGCTGCTACTGCGTCTTGCATTTTATTATACAGACTTGAGATACGTTTTATCGGTGTATAAAGCATAAAAAGTGCAGTCAAAAATGAGAAAAAACTTCCTACTGTTATAGTTCCGTCTATAACTTGTTTGCCGCCGATGATTATAACTACTGCAACTCCTATAGAACCCAATGTTTCCATCATCGGGCTTACTAGCTCATTTATTTTTACGCTTTTTAAATTTAGCCTAAAAAACTTCTCGTTATGCTCATCAAATCTTTTTAATTCTTTATTTTCTGCATTATTTGCTTTTACGATTTCGATATTTGAAAAAATTTCACTTAAAACTGAACTTATATCGCTTGTTTTTTCTTGAGATTTGCGTGATATTTTTTTCATTTTTTTTGCAAGTCTGGATAAAGGATAGATAGCTATAGGAAATATAACAAGAGCAAAAACAGCCAAAGTAGGGCTTTGATAAATAACTACTCCTAACAGCCCGATTATCGTTATAAGCTCTCTTATAAGTTCAGGTATCATAGATGATACTATGCTTCTTATGCGTTCTATGTCGCTTGTGTTTCTGCTTATTAGTTCGCCTGTTCTAAATTTATTAAAAAAACTCATATCAAGAATTAGTAGATTATCAAGGAGTTTTTGCCTAAATCTTTTTACCATATCTTGACCGATATATGCCGTAAAGTATGCTTGTAAGTATGTTCCAAGACTTTTTAAAAAGTAAATAGCGATAATCGCGTAAGGAAGCAGATATAACAGACTTTCGTTTTTTTCTACAAATATTTTATCAAGCACCGGTTTTACTAGATACGCTGAAACGGCAGTTCCCACACTTGCCATTATCATTCCTACTATAGCTAATACAAATTGTGGTATATAGTCTTTAAAATACGGAATAAACCGTTTAAATACATCTTTTACGCCGTTCATACTTTCTCCCACATCGTACCATTTGGAGTATCCATTATGGATATATCCATGTTTGTTAATTTATCTCTTATCTGATCTGCGAGTGAAAAGTTTTTATCTTTTTTAGCTCTGTTTCTTTGATCGATCAAGCTTAAAATTTGTTCTTTTTCCTCACCATTTATGCCCCATTGAAACCACTCAAACTCATCAGCGTAGCCGATCCCTAAAAGCTCTTTTATAAACTCTAAATTTGCAACTGTAATCTCTTTAAAAGCTCTATTTTTTGGCTCGTTGTCTAGTTTTGAGTTTGCACTATTTATCATTTCATCAAGCAAGGCAAGACCTACTGAAATATTCAAATCATCACTCATCACATCTAAAATATCTTTTTTAAATTTAGCATCTACTTGAGTGGCTTTAACTCCTATCAATCTTTTTTTCAGGCGGTAAATTTTATCAAGGCGTTTTTTGCTTGATTTTAGATCTTCTATATTGTAGTTAAAATTTGCTCTATAATGACTGCTCATAAGATAAAATCTAAGAGCTTCACCAGGAACTAGCTCAAGAGCGTCTTTTACAAAAAATGAGTTTCCTAGACTTTTGCTCATTTTTTCGTTATCTACTTGTATGAAACCATTATGCATCCAGTATTTTGCAAGATTTTTATGTTTTGCACATCTGCACTGTGCGGCTTCATTTTCGTGATGTGGAAAAAGTAGATCCGCGCCTCCTGCGTGGATATCTATCTCAAATTCGTCATTTCCTACAAAATGTTTTTGTATCATTGCTACGCATTCGCTGTGCCAACCCGGTCGTCCTTTTCCAAAAGGGCTTTCATACCAGTTTTCATCGAATTTCCAAAGAACAAAATCTTTAGGATCTCTTTTTCCATCACTACTTTCTACTCTAGCTACTAAATTCTCATCTTTTCTACCGCTTAGGCTTAGATAATTTTTATCTTTACTAGTATCAAAGTAAATTCCATCATCAAGTTTATACGCAGAGCCGTTTTTTACGAGTTCGCTTATATAAAGTATGATATCATCTAAGCTAGTAGTTGCTTTTGGGCTAATGCTAGGTTCTAAAACATTTAAAGCGCACATATCGGTTTTATATCTGTTTATATAATGGTTTGTTATATCTTCTAGACTCTTATTAGATTCACTCATTTTTTTAAGAATTTTATCGTCTATGTCGGTGAAGTTTTTTACAAATTTTACTTTATATCCAAGAGCTTTTAAAGTGCGGCGGAGTAGATCAAAGCTTATGCTACTTTTTGCGTGACCTAAGTGAGCATCATCATACACAGTAGGTCCGCATACGTAGATATTTGCTTCATTTTCTCTTATGGGTTTAAATTCGACTTTTTGTTTTAAAACGCTATCATAAATTTGCATAAATAATTTCCTTGATAAAGGTGATCAAACCGGCAAAAACGACCCCACTTAAAATAGTTATCGCGGTTTTTTTGCTTAGGATTATATCTAAAAACTCTCTAAAACCAAAAATAAAAATAGCATAAACAAACAAATACACTCCAGATAGTGATCCAGCAAATGCTAGTCCCATAGCCCCAAAAGGCTTAAATAAAATAAGGCTTAAGACTGTATTTATAACTAGCGAATATACTGAAATTTTTGCTGCTATGCGTTGTTTCATATTTGCATAAAGCCAAAGTGAAAATAGCTTGTAAAGCCCATATGGAAGCAGTCCTAACATATACATCTGCAAAACTTTTGCTGCTTCAAGAGTATTTTGCTTATCAAACTCGCCGTGCTCAAATATCAGCCATATAATCTCACGAGCTAAAATTACACCACCTATAGTTGAGAAAAGCAGCAAGAAAAATAGTACGTGAAAGCTTTTATCTAGTAAAAATTTCGCGTTTTGTATATTTTGCGCTTTGATCTGTTTTGAAATTTTTGGAAATATCGCAGTACTTAAAGCGATAGCAAAAAGTGCGAGTGGAAGCTGAAAAATTCGGTTTGCATAGTAAAGATAGCTGATGCTTCCAGCTACTAAAAAACTAGCTATAAATGTAGAGATAAAATCGCTTAGTTGATTTGCACTGCTTCCGACAACGCCTTGAGAAAAATTGACCCAAAATCCTTTGCTAGAAGCTCTTTTTCCTTTTATAAATTTATATACACCAAGTGTTAAAAGTTTCATCAAATTTAGTCTTTTAAGAGCGATGAGATGAGCTAAAACTTGAAGTATTCCCCCAGCTACAACGCCCCAGCTAAGATATCGCACTGCAATGTTTGGCGGTAAGTTATAAGCCAAAAGTAGCGCTACTATCATCGCTAAATTTAGCAGTGCGGTACTAAAAGCAGTCGTGCTAAAATGATTTTTGTATTGTAAAACAGAGGCGAAAGTAGTTACGCTAAATATACAGATGAGATACCAAAAGTTTATTCGAACTAAAGGAACGGCTAGTTCTATGGTCTTTTCATCAAATCCAAAAGCTAGAAGTTTTGTGACAAATGGTGCAAAAATCATCACGCCAAGGCTTAAGATCAGCATAAAAGATACAAATTTGAAAAGCACTTCAGCTAGAAAAAGCCCTTTATTACCAACTTTTACAAAATTTGGTAAAAAGCTTTGAGTAAAAGCTCCCTCTCCAAAAAGTCGTCTAAATAAATTTGGTAGTTTAAATGCTACAAAAAATATATCACTCCATACGCTAGCTCCAAGAACCGAAGCGGTCATTAAGTCACGAATAAGCCCAAGAACACGCGAAACCAAGATCCCAAAACTATTTGTAAAAAAGTGCTTTAACATAAACTCCGCCAAAAATTATTGTTATTTTAAATAACAGATGCAAACTTTGTTTATTATATCTTTGGTTTGCTAAATTCGGTATTTAAATTTACTCTAAATTAGGGTTAAATTTATAAAAATCATAAATTTTTACTTAAATTTAAAAATATTTTGAATATTTTGCTAAAATAAGTCTTGTTTTTAAGTATAATTCAAGCAAAATACGCAAAAGAGTTTTTTGACCGACGACAATTCAATAATTCCACACTAGATGATTGCTTTTTAAGATTCTTTTTATATTTTAGTTTTATAAGATCAAACTTATTTTTACAAATTTTTAAGGCTTTAGCCTTTAACACAAAAGGAATAAATTTTTATGTTATTTTCAGATTTCGATCTAAGCTCTGCTATTTTAGAAGCATTAAAAGAGCTAAATTACGACGCTCCTACGCAGATCCAGCAAGTCGCTATACCTGCGATAATGAAAGGAAAAGATATCTTAGCAGGAGCTAGAACAGGAACAGGTAAAACCGCTGCATTTGCCTTACCTATATTAGAAAAATTATCGTCAAAAGACCGCAACAAAAAGCGTCCTCAAACTCGTGTTTTGATACTAGTTCCTACAAGAGAACTTGCAAATCAAGTCACGCAAAATATCAAATCTTACGCGAAAAAATTACCATTTAAAACTTTGCCTATATTTGGTGGAGTTAGTTCTTACCCACAAATTCAGGCTTTAAAAAGTGGTATAGATATCGTGGTGGCGACTCCTGGTAGACTTTTGGATCTTGCTTTACAAAACGCTTTAAACTTAGAACACATCGACACGTTAATATTTGACGAAGCTGACCGTATGTTTGATATGGGATTTATCCACGATATAAAAAGTATCGTAAAAATGCTACCTGATAATAGACAAAATTTGCTATTTTCCGCGACGTATCCAAGCGAAGTTATGGCGCTTTGTAACTCTATGCTAAAAGATCCTGTACGTATCCAGATAGAAGAGCAAAACAGCACTGCTTTAAACATCATACAACGTGTGATTTTAGTAGATAGAGATAAAAAAATGGAGCTTTTAAACGAAGTTTTTGGAGTGGAGGATATAGATCAAGCTTTAGTTTTTACTCGTACCAAAAGAAGTGCGGATAAATGCTCGTCTTATCTACATACTTTGGGCTTTAGCGTAGCTGCTTTGCACGGAGATAAAAGTCAAGCTGTTCGCTCAAAAACACTTGAAAAGTTTAAAAACGGCAAGGTCAAGATACTAGTCGCTACAGATATAGCAGCGCGCGGACTAGACATAAAAGAGCTTCCGTTTGTTGTAAATTTAGAGCTTCCAAACGTGCCTGAAGATTACGTTCATAGGATAGGTAGAACAGGACGCGCTGGAAATGACGGCGTTGCGATATCTCTGGTTTGTATTGATGAGTTTAAGTTCTTAATCGACATTGAAAAATTGATCGATAAAAAGCTTATAAGAGAGAGTTTTACAGGATTTGAAGCCGATCTTAGTGTTAAGCCTCAGCCTATCAGACGCGGTCAAAATATGAACAAAAACTCTGAACGCCCACAACGAGATGGCAAAAACGGCAATAAAATAGATAAAAAAGAGAGAAAGCCAAGAGAGTTTAACAGCGATAAAAAAGACGAGCCAAAACGTGGTAGAAACAGAGATGATTTTAAGAGCGAATTTAAAGATAGACCAAAAAAAGATGATAGAAAACAATTCGACGATAAAAGATCTAAATTTGGCTTTGATAAGGACTTTGGCATAGATGATCGCGAGACTAAAAAAGACGGAGATTTTAAACGTAAATTTAAAAAAGACGAGCCAAAATGCGAATACAGAAGAGACGGTGCTAATACTGAATTTTCAAAAGGTAAAAAAGAATTTTCTAGAAATAGTCGTACAAAAACTTCAGATAGTTTTGATGGTGAAGCAAAGAAAGAATTTAAATTTAAAAAAGATGATAAATTTAAAAAAGATGATAAAAAATTTGGAGAGAAAAAGCCTTTTGGTGATAAAAAGAAATCATTTGGCGATAAAAAATCTTTTGACGACAAAGATAAAAAGTTTAGTGGTGAAAAGAAATTTGGTTCTGATAAAAAGCCTAGAAGTAGCGACAAAAGTTCTGATGAGAAATATTCTGATAAGAAATTTAGCCCGAAAAAGAAATTTGGAAGCAACAGACCAGATAGAAACGATAAATTTGCTAAAGACGGCTCAAAACCAAGAGCTTCAAGCAGACCACGCAAACCACAATCTGATAAAAAATCCCCTACAAAATAGATATTTTATAACGATTTAACCAAATTTAGCATTATGAAAATAGTGCTAAATTTATCTATTTTAGTAAATTCATAGTCAAATAAATATCTATTTTCAATTAAAATACAAGAAAACTATTATAGAATAACAAGTTGTATTTTTATTATATTTTTTAAGGTTTTAAGATGATTTTTGAGCGACAAGATTTTCAACAAGAGTGTATAAATAATATTATAAGCATTCTAAGAGATTTTAATTTTAAAGAGCAAAATAATCTTAAAGACCGTCTTAAACATTTTTACGAAAATTACCAATTACCTTATAAAACTACTAGTGATAAACTAAATTTAGATATTCTCATGGAAACCGGTACTGGCAAAACATTTACATATTTGAATTTAATATTTGAACTAAATAAACACTATAAGCAAAATAAATTTATTATTTTCGTGCCTAGAAAGGCGATTTTAGAATCGGTAAAACAAAATATCAAGCTTACTCAAGATTACTTTTATAATATTTATAAAAAACATCTCAAAACCTACATTTACAGTGATACAAAAAGTAAGTCTTCTATCATAAATCACTATATAAAAAATGAAGATGAACTTTCAGTTTTGATCCTTACTAACAGTGCGATAGATAAAAAGGATAATATCCTAAATCGTAGAAGTGAAACTCTATTTAATGATGGAACTATATTTGAAAATATTATAAACTTAAAGCCTATTTCTATTATCGATGAGCCACATCTTTTAAAGGGTGATAAATTTAGTGCGAATTTTTCTAGATTAAATACGCTTTATTTTAGATTTGGTGCAACTTTTCCAAGCGAAGAGGGATTTAAACTATCAAACGTGGCTTATATCCTTGATAGCGTATCAGCGTTTAAAAACTATCTTGTAAAACAGATAAAAGTAAGTCAAATAACTAGCATTAAAGATAGTCTTACTCTTTTAAGCACTGATTCAAAAGCCAAAAAAGCACTGTTTTCTTATTTTATCTCTAATATAGATAAAACTTTCACGCTAAATTGTGGTGATGATTTAGGACGCATTGATAAAAAATTTATCGGCACAACGCTACAAAAAGTTACAAAAGATAAAGCATTTTTAAGTAATAGCGAAATAATAGAAGTAAAAACATCTTATAAACTAGATGAAAATGAGATAGTAAATTTGCTAAAAATTTCCATAGATTTACATTTTCAAAAAGAAGAGTTGCTTTTTAAGCAAAATATTAAGGCTTTAAGCTTGTTTTTTATACCAAACATTGAGGATTTTAGAGGCGAAAAACCTTTTATAAAAACCAAATTTGAAGAGCTTTATAAGGCAAAAAGGGCTGAGGTACTAAAACAAAATTTAAGCAATGAGTATAGGGCTTATCTTATGCGTGATTTTGATGATAAGCAAAATTTGTGTGTTCATCAAGGATATTTTAGCGGTGATGCTAAGCCAAGTAAAGGCGAAAAAGGCACAGATAAAGAGAGTCAAGAAGCAAGAGATATAAGACTTATCTTAGAAGAAAAAGAAAAACTCATTAGTTTTGATACTCCTTTGCGTTTTATATTCAGCGTTTGGGCATTGCAAGAAGGCTGGGACAATCCAAATATATTTACCCTCACAAAGCTTGCAAGCAGCTCAAGCGATATCAGTCGCCATCAGCAAGTCGGTCGTGGGCTTAGACTGTGCGTAAATGCTAGCGGTAAAAGAATAACGCATAGTTTTGCTGGTTATAACGATATTGCATTTTATGATATAAATTCTCTTGATATGATAGTAAGCGGAGCAGAGAGAAGCTATATACAAAGTTTACAAGATGAGATAGTAAATTCCAGCTTTA is from Campylobacter fetus subsp. testudinum 03-427 and encodes:
- the msbA gene encoding lipid A export ATP-binding/permease protein (Pfam matches to PF00664.19 ABC_membrane, and to PF00005.23 ABC_tran); the encoded protein is MNGVKDVFKRFIPYFKDYIPQFVLAIVGMIMASVGTAVSAYLVKPVLDKIFVEKNESLLYLLPYAIIAIYFLKSLGTYLQAYFTAYIGQDMVKRFRQKLLDNLLILDMSFFNKFRTGELISRNTSDIERIRSIVSSMIPELIRELITIIGLLGVVIYQSPTLAVFALVIFPIAIYPLSRLAKKMKKISRKSQEKTSDISSVLSEIFSNIEIVKANNAENKELKRFDEHNEKFFRLNLKSVKINELVSPMMETLGSIGVAVVIIIGGKQVIDGTITVGSFFSFLTALFMLYTPIKRISSLYNKMQDAVAASERTFELLDKSANIIGGNLEFPKTVNSITLQDIHFSYDNKKVLKGISLKANKGQMIAIVGGSGGGKTSLINLLMRFYDANSGSILINENDICEFSLKSLRQNIGLVTQRVYIFNDSVAANVAYSGEIDEKKVVCALKMANAYNFVDKLDNGIYTILDEFGANLSGGQRQRIAIARALYKNPQILIFDEATSALDNESEKEITNAIEALSKDKIIFVIAHRLSTVKNADKIAVLDSGKIVGFGEDKTLENECEVYKKLKLGSLS
- the pyrD gene encoding dihydroorotate dehydrogenase 2 (Pfam match to PF01180.17 DHO_dh), which encodes MDYRDIKKLFFKLDPETAHKIAEYGLRTAVNLPFVADYLVDKFCYTDTKLSQNIFGLNFLNPVGLAGGFDKNATMIRALLALGFGYLEYGTLTPKPQLGNPKPRLFRLIEEKSIQNAMGFNNDGVDKIKKRVEKLYPFAVPLFANIGKNKITSNEEAIKDYELLVRELSGFCDAFVLNLSSPNTPNLRDLQEDKFITELFERIKPLTNKPIILKISPDIKEDKAIQICLNAANLGINAIIINNTSIDYSLSPNAKNFGGLSGALITQKSKEMFKNVAKELFGKTVLISCGGIDNAKEAYDRIKMGASLVQIYTGFIFEGPSICKNINKELVNLLTDDGFENISQAVGANLRK
- a CDS encoding type III restriction/modification system, res subunit (Pfam match to PF04851.11 ResIII); translation: MIFERQDFQQECINNIISILRDFNFKEQNNLKDRLKHFYENYQLPYKTTSDKLNLDILMETGTGKTFTYLNLIFELNKHYKQNKFIIFVPRKAILESVKQNIKLTQDYFYNIYKKHLKTYIYSDTKSKSSIINHYIKNEDELSVLILTNSAIDKKDNILNRRSETLFNDGTIFENIINLKPISIIDEPHLLKGDKFSANFSRLNTLYFRFGATFPSEEGFKLSNVAYILDSVSAFKNYLVKQIKVSQITSIKDSLTLLSTDSKAKKALFSYFISNIDKTFTLNCGDDLGRIDKKFIGTTLQKVTKDKAFLSNSEIIEVKTSYKLDENEIVNLLKISIDLHFQKEELLFKQNIKALSLFFIPNIEDFRGEKPFIKTKFEELYKAKRAEVLKQNLSNEYRAYLMRDFDDKQNLCVHQGYFSGDAKPSKGEKGTDKESQEARDIRLILEEKEKLISFDTPLRFIFSVWALQEGWDNPNIFTLTKLASSSSDISRHQQVGRGLRLCVNASGKRITHSFAGYNDIAFYDINSLDMIVSGAERSYIQSLQDEIVNSSFSFNGSILYENILDVFELNSRQKNRFFTDLENDGILKFDEGNDRYNIISPIYEYMKENQSLKELLKYKFDPILEVFKDSPNKTSQIVNKNLSSKNIKIKKHLAKEFKELWQTINKKSKIIYRNIKTDELIKSVVNKFNHIKLDPNFIYLETKKYDAQNNKIITENTQTIDEIAYIDIRIIELLKDFCITYKLPINFCIDIYDKLNKSSIKNNPKKAFELLKDIIKDSLHTSLISSVSYEITQNQFSNLVLEDILYEKSGEPKSSVEQYKLGRYITKDKEPSSAYLYETAVWDSKLEEEVIFEDIKNVENSEIRVFAKLPKFSIPTPFKDYEPDFAYLLKDKNGKKIFFICETKGYDKKEDIPTDEQKKIDYAKKFFESLEHSLKDIKVSFKIRINKQSLIEILQEVLKNDR
- the murJ gene encoding lipid II flippase (Pfam match to PF03023.10 MVIN), whose protein sequence is MLKHFFTNSFGILVSRVLGLIRDLMTASVLGASVWSDIFFVAFKLPNLFRRLFGEGAFTQSFLPNFVKVGNKGLFLAEVLFKFVSFMLILSLGVMIFAPFVTKLLAFGFDEKTIELAVPLVRINFWYLICIFSVTTFASVLQYKNHFSTTAFSTALLNLAMIVALLLAYNLPPNIAVRYLSWGVVAGGILQVLAHLIALKRLNLMKLLTLGVYKFIKGKRASSKGFWVNFSQGVVGSSANQLSDFISTFIASFLVAGSISYLYYANRIFQLPLALFAIALSTAIFPKISKQIKAQNIQNAKFLLDKSFHVLFFLLLFSTIGGVILAREIIWLIFEHGEFDKQNTLEAAKVLQMYMLGLLPYGLYKLFSLWLYANMKQRIAAKISVYSLVINTVLSLILFKPFGAMGLAFAGSLSGVYLFVYAIFIFGFREFLDIILSKKTAITILSGVVFAGLITFIKEIIYANL
- the cysS gene encoding cysteinyl-tRNA synthetase (Pfam match to PF01406.15 tRNA-synt_1e), which codes for MQIYDSVLKQKVEFKPIRENEANIYVCGPTVYDDAHLGHAKSSISFDLLRRTLKALGYKVKFVKNFTDIDDKILKKMSESNKSLEDITNHYINRYKTDMCALNVLEPSISPKATTSLDDIILYISELVKNGSAYKLDDGIYFDTSKDKNYLSLSGRKDENLVARVESSDGKRDPKDFVLWKFDENWYESPFGKGRPGWHSECVAMIQKHFVGNDEFEIDIHAGGADLLFPHHENEAAQCRCAKHKNLAKYWMHNGFIQVDNEKMSKSLGNSFFVKDALELVPGEALRFYLMSSHYRANFNYNIEDLKSSKKRLDKIYRLKKRLIGVKATQVDAKFKKDILDVMSDDLNISVGLALLDEMINSANSKLDNEPKNRAFKEITVANLEFIKELLGIGYADEFEWFQWGINGEEKEQILSLIDQRNRAKKDKNFSLADQIRDKLTNMDISIMDTPNGTMWEKV
- a CDS encoding putative ATP-dependent RNA helicase (Pfam matches to PF00270.25 DEAD, and to PF00271.27 Helicase_C) yields the protein MLFSDFDLSSAILEALKELNYDAPTQIQQVAIPAIMKGKDILAGARTGTGKTAAFALPILEKLSSKDRNKKRPQTRVLILVPTRELANQVTQNIKSYAKKLPFKTLPIFGGVSSYPQIQALKSGIDIVVATPGRLLDLALQNALNLEHIDTLIFDEADRMFDMGFIHDIKSIVKMLPDNRQNLLFSATYPSEVMALCNSMLKDPVRIQIEEQNSTALNIIQRVILVDRDKKMELLNEVFGVEDIDQALVFTRTKRSADKCSSYLHTLGFSVAALHGDKSQAVRSKTLEKFKNGKVKILVATDIAARGLDIKELPFVVNLELPNVPEDYVHRIGRTGRAGNDGVAISLVCIDEFKFLIDIEKLIDKKLIRESFTGFEADLSVKPQPIRRGQNMNKNSERPQRDGKNGNKIDKKERKPREFNSDKKDEPKRGRNRDDFKSEFKDRPKKDDRKQFDDKRSKFGFDKDFGIDDRETKKDGDFKRKFKKDEPKCEYRRDGANTEFSKGKKEFSRNSRTKTSDSFDGEAKKEFKFKKDDKFKKDDKKFGEKKPFGDKKKSFGDKKSFDDKDKKFSGEKKFGSDKKPRSSDKSSDEKYSDKKFSPKKKFGSNRPDRNDKFAKDGSKPRASSRPRKPQSDKKSPTK